A window from Musa acuminata AAA Group cultivar baxijiao chromosome BXJ3-10, Cavendish_Baxijiao_AAA, whole genome shotgun sequence encodes these proteins:
- the LOC135650880 gene encoding NDR1/HIN1-like protein 6 produces the protein MAEEKPTSKPALQRPPGYRDPAAAAPGVPRPPPRRQPLPPSFRRPGKPLPRHRRPRRSCCCRICCWASAVALVAAALFAVATALAYLWFQPHLPSFRLAYLNATQLRVAARPDGTFLDVATHFGILATNPNGRLVLEYGDGEARIAVADDDGDVAVGTAGIAGFEQGRRNRTLVRFASAVKGVAVDEVAGARIRAGFRSKEVRFLVEVRTRLGVRVGGKNTGKVPIRVGCDPVSLKQGVSGGTLPKCRFYFLRWINLR, from the coding sequence ATGGCGGAAGAGAAGCCGACCTCGAAGCCGGCGTTGCAGAGACCCCCGGGATACCGCGACCCAGCGGCGGCGGCGCCGGGCGTACCGAGGCCGCCACCGCGGCGGCAGCCGCTGCCACCGTCTTTCCGCCGCCCCGGAAAGCCGCTGCCTCGCCACCGCCGCCCCCGGCGCTCCTGCTGCTGCCGCATTTGCTGCTGGGCCTCCGCGGTGGCCCTCGTCGCGGCCGCCCTCTTCGCGGTCGCCACAGCGCTCGCCTACCTCTGGTTCCAGCCGCACCTCCCCTCCTTCCGCCTCGCGTACCTCAATGCCACCCAGCTCCGCGTTGCCGCAAGGCCCGACGGCACCTTCCTCGACGTGGCCACCCACTTCGGGATCCTCGCCACGAACCCCAATGGAAGGCTCGTCCTCGAGTACGGGGATGGGGAGGCGCGGATCGCGGTGGCGGACGACGACGGCGACGTTGCGGTGGGAACGGCGGGGATCGCTGGgtttgagcaggggaggaggaacCGGACGCTGGTGCGGTTCGCGTCGGCGGTGAAGGGGGTGGCGGTGGACGAGGTGGCCGGGGCGAGGATCCGGGCGGGGTTTCGGAGCAAGGAGGTACGATTCTTGGTGGAAGTGAGGACGAGGTTGGGAGTCAGAGTAGGCGGTAAGAACACGGGGAAGGTGCCGATCCGGGTGGGATGCGACCCGGTGAGCTTAAAGCAAGGGGTGAGCGGTGGTACACTGCCGAAATGCCGGTTCTACTTTCTAAGATG
- the LOC104000825 gene encoding uncharacterized protein LOC104000825 isoform X2 — protein MEGEAASRPPRPFMGVKARRGASFRRDVKGDYLDVPSDPFLSAILSKQGDETLLFADKVLKCTGTGKMKRCILMITGSAIYLVDPDADVLKRRIMLASIDKICLSKLSDNFFAVIVPSEYDCLMASTRKTEIVTVLVEASKIRSEYEIGVVFSNRL, from the exons ATGGAAGGGGAAGCTGCTTCTCGACCTCCGAGGCCGTTCATGGGGGTGAAGGCCCGCCGCGGAGCCTCCTTCCGCCGGGACGTCAAGGGTGATTACCTCGACGTCCCCTCCGACCCCTTCCTCTCCGCCATCTTGTCCAAGCAag GAGATGAGACACTTCTATTTGCTGACAAGGTCTTGAAGTGTACAGGCACTGGAAAGATGAAGCGGTGTATATTAATGATTACGGGTTCTGCTATCTATCTTGTTGATCCAGATGCTGATGTATTGAAACGACGAATTATGCTTGCATCTATCGATAAGATATGTTTGAGCAAGCTGAGTGATAACTTCTTTGCGGTCATTGTTCCAAGTGAATATGATTGTCTTATGGCCAGCACCAGGAAAACAGAAATTGTTACTGTCCTCGTTGAAGCTTCCAAAATCAGATCAGAATATGAGATTGGAGTGGTTTTCTCCAATAG